In Gossypium hirsutum isolate 1008001.06 chromosome A10, Gossypium_hirsutum_v2.1, whole genome shotgun sequence, the DNA window TTATTTTTGGTCAAATCCTGAGTAAGGGAGGATATCCTGAGTACTTGTGGTGTAGTTTACTTTAGTTAATAATAAACATATTAATAATGAGTGTAATGTGTTCACTTTATCCTTTAATTATACAGTTAGGATTCGATCTCcgctcataaaaataaaatacattctaTGATCAATATCTTTTTAAAAAGtacttatgataaaaaaatttaattattagtgtGGGAAGAAATTAATCATTATTGTCACTATACCAATAATAAACATAATAGAATGGTTGTGTGTTGAAGTTAAAAGTTGAGGATTTAGATGCTAATAATAGAAAGGAAAAGCCGGCCGAAAAAGTCTTCACCATCAGCTGTGTTGTTGTTATACTGTATTCTTCACCATTACTATTATACAAAATGAAAGTGATGTATGAATCAccgttaaaaatttaatatttaagtgattaaaatgaatatattttaaatattaataatataattacaaaaaaaaattattttcagtaatcaaaataaaaaaaatatgtcctAAAAATTAAGTGAAGCTGATAATTTAAAAAAAGCAATTGTAGTttcataaaatgatatttaaaccTGAACTTGCAGTGCTGAGGCAATCATATCTTGAATGTGATCAGCATGACTTAGCATTTAATCGATCAAGATTATTTCCGTACTTAATTAAGTACTCATGgtcttttttaacaaaaaaaaaaaaggtaagtcATTGTCCTTGGAAATGGAACCCCCTcattcaaatgattttttttccctTGAAAATAAAAAAGCGTCATCATATGTTATCCTTTCACATATCATAACATTAAGAAGTAAGAAAATTTCGAAGGTTGATTCTTGTATTATAAAGATGATTGGGTTAAGATGATTACATTATTTGAATGGTTAGCTTTGATTTATCAGatttttttgtataatatttatgataaattttacatatttattcttaatctattttttagacattttaatcatttaaattacTCAAAACACTTTAATAAAAAGATTCAAAAGTCTTGAATCAATTCAATGATATCAAGGTGTTTTTGagtatttttaagtatttttaagtACAAGATCAATCTCCCTAAATCAATAGCCATAAGTTTATCCctcagcttaatggcttcttttttcttttttaacattCTCACCGTTGACTTGAATTAGTGGCTAAACTGCAAGAACAAAGTATGAGCAAAAGTGATAGCAGAAGTGGATACTTCTAATCAAACTGCGACAAAAACAATACAAATAGGAGACAACAAAATTGTTTAAGCAGTTTGATTTTCCTATGTATGCGGAGCCTAACTTAATGAGAAGAATTCACTATCTTTGAAACAGATATAGCCAATGAACTGAGTTCTAACACACCCCAATAAAGATTTGTCACTTTTGTACTCAAATATTAGACTTTTCATCACTAAATTCTCTCCCTAAGAACTTAgcttttaaatgttgaaaaatcaGTTAAGAAAACGGTTTTACATTTACAACtgtagttttaaaatttttcaaaattgagcCCTCTTATGATATTTATGATAACAAACTCTAACCGGAATAAAGTCCTAAAATATATCAACTATGAGTACTTTTATCAAGAGctttatttctttatattatttctTGTACATAGACATGAGCGTTTTATTGTTTCTCCTTGTACATGTTCTATTCTATCTTTTAGAAAGCTTTACTACAAATCCTTATAAGAGTTTAACCTTTTGTTTTAGTGAGATTAAACCTTGTAAACAATTATGTTTTCTTTGTTTACTCATTTCATTCCTTTGTAGAAGGAGATGTTCTAGTTTAACCTTGAAAACTAGGAGAAAGATGTTTTTATCTTAGCCAAAATAAAGTATTGGGATCGTAAATTTGTCCTTGAAAGATAACAATTCAAAGTTAATGAATCGAGAAAATCTTTGACAAGTGGAACTAAGGTAGAGAATGTAAGCAATTGATACCGAACCTTTTTAAATCATTGTGTCAAAATTTGTATCCTTTCAACATTGGCAAAATTCATGCTCTTTTTAGTAAAATTTGATTCACCAAAACTTTTTCAGGCATCAATTTGTATAGTTTCtaaaaattcaagtaccaaaagAATAATTAGcccttttaaatatatatttaatataccATCAAAATATAATTCATTAACAGTTAACTGTGTAATGACATTTGTTATAGGtttaattgtttatattttatgGCTTAATTCATGATTGGGGCTTAAAAGTATATTCATTTTCTCACTTtcatctttaaattttgttttggccTAATTTAATACCTAAAGTATGCATTTGTCATATTTTTAGTCCATTTATAACAATGTTTAAGAAAACATTTGACAGCTTTGGCGAATAAAAAAGCTCCACTTGACATGTTTTGGTTAATGAAAAAGCGCCACTTGGCAtccttttataaaatatataaactttaaaatattataaaaataaatatttataaattcagaaaaatatgtatgatttatgtttttttataatttattttcatatttataatttttttaatttatatatacttttcaaaaaaaattatatatttatttatcttctATAATGTTTCAAGGTtcatatatttgataaaagaaaatggatatcttttataaaaatacaccTCGTGACACTATTTGATTGGCCACCAATTTTTTTACAGTATGTTAAAATATGGACTAAAAAATTTAATGGATGCTTACTTTAAGTACTAAATGGAGAAATAAGGTATACTTTAAGTAccaaactaaactaaaaaaaagtttggatatcaaaatgaaaaaatgaatatacttcatggatcaaatcataaaataaaccatattttatttttaattttttttaataaattgaatgaatttttaatAAGGTAGCATTGTGTGGTTAATTACTAATTACactaaaaataaagcaaaaagagttaattttattttataacaaccGCAGTTtcatatttaaatctaaattggCAGTATTAAggaattcattttttaaaatgaaatttgttaAATAATTGTTCATGAAATTTACTTCATTTTTATGGATGAAGATTGAACATCTAATCTCGTGATTAAGGGATGAGATGAATAACCACACATACTATACATTATAGTTTAAAtttaagataattaaattttgaatttgtgtACAGCTATACCAACTTGACATTTAATTAATCAAGATTAAATAAAATCTAATCCGTACTTAATTAATTACTCATTGTCCTTAGAAATGGATTCCATCATTCAAATGATTAAAAAAGAATATCATCATATTGTTATCCTTTCACACCTTATAAAAGTCAAAGAAcaaaaatagtattttattaaggTAGAAAAGCAATcaattctcctttttttttctgttattgtaatatttaatttgagatttttgtaaatttaaaacaaaattcaaaaaacaaaaatagtattttattaaagtAGAAAAGCATtcaatttctctctttttttctgcTATCTTTTTCGGATATTTAAATTGTTAAGTCTAGTTTAGGAATGCCTTCAAAAGTAttattgagaaaataatttttagagcaaaattaaatttaacttgagagaagtacttttgagaaaCATTCCTAAACTACATCTTAGTGAAGTCGTGAATATGCAAATGGAATACAAACAAATACTTAAATAGAAAACTAATCAATAAGACTTTAATATCAACCCATaatctttctctttcttttttcttttttttttaaagagttataagtgaataaaatttaaagatataataaaatttaatgattatttgaattttgtactaacaaaaataatttactgagcattgaataaattataacaagaatattattttctataaatattttatgcGGTAATTATTTATAGAATAATGTAAGTATGATAAAAGATGGAGGAGGAATAGAAAGAActtttgtttataaattaaacaataagGAAAGATGAGTTTGATTGGGTTTCTTCAAACATTTAAGATAAGtcttaaaaaaaagttagaagggactgatcaataaaatataaaaaaataatatttctctgcaagttactttttttttattgcaATTGATAAAGAaattactgatgagaacttgcaaAAATAGTTGCCAACGATGGAGATCGAGCTTCAACAAGACAAGTGAAAGGCTATTATCAATAAACAAAGCCAAAAGACAAGAAAAAAGACATTCAATGACACGAATGCTAGAGATATATGGCCATATATAGGCTGTATGTGTCAATAcactaaaaaagaagaagaaatgaatcTGTGTAACATCAAAAAGAATGATCTCGTCCATGTTTATGTTGTATAAAgtgatttcttcttcttcttttcaacgTATTGATTTTAGGGTAAAGGGTATTCTATTTTGTTTGATGTAGTGCATATAGAACTTGTATCCGGTGTTTTATTATGGTTATCTTCTATTAATAAAAAGAGGATTTGTGCTCTGCTAcgattataataattaattacacaaaatttccattttaattatattaaataattagtaagttaatattttaaataattaaattataaataaacttaaataattgtatgtatatatatatgttttgtaaattttttagtATTATAGTACTTGAGTTTGACATTTTCTCTAATATGGTATCTGTATTTTTCTTAAAATCTAGTGTCATgcatttatttaataaaagtcATATATTTTGGCACCTCAAGTTGACtgttaattttttagtgtttagtttaaattttagagCTAATgtgatgaaaattcataattaactaaaaatattaacaattaatttgATCCTAGAAGTCCAATTAAATCACATCCATCATACTATATTTCAcaagttaaaattttctaaaaaattcaaatataatattaacaaatagCTTTCGTTAAACTGACCTAATAcctgaattaaatattaaaaattaaatattaaaaaattattaaaaaattattaaaaaaatgttaaatttaagtaccaaatttttataaaaatgcatGTAAGTTAAGACTTAAAccaatttattttaatcttttatcaATAAGATGTTGACTtagcaatatatttatatttatactagTTAAATAACAGGATATCACTTCGTCTCTATATATAGAACCACACTTATTCATCATCCCCATAACTGAAAGGCCCCAAAAAAACACTTTCTATCTTTACATGTCAATGGCTTCGTTATATGTCAGGCTTTTTTCTATCTTCTTGCTTatcatatgcatcttcccaccACAAGCACTTTCAGTAGTACCAGAGGAATGTCAAACCAAAACTGATGGCTGCACCAACAAAGAAAAGGCCTTACCCCTTAAGGTCATAGCCATTTTCTCCATATTAATCGCTAGTGTTATCGGGGTATGTTCACCTTTATTTACACGTTCGATCCCGGCTCTTAACCCCGACAGAAATTTATTTGTGATCGTTAAGTGCTTTGCAGCCGGGATTATTCTGGCGACCGGTTTCATGCACGTCTTGCCGGACTCTTTTAACATGTTATCGTCTAGGTGCTTGAAAGAGAATCCATGGCATAAGTTTCCCTTCACGGGCTTCGTCGCCATGTTATCCGCAATAGTGACCTTAATGGTGGATTCCATGGCTACATCAATATACACCAAGAAATGCAACAACGGGGTTATCCCGGAAGTTGCATCACCTGTTGGGGGAGTACAACAGGAAATGGTTGTAGTGAATGTTGGACAATTTCACGGTCACCATCATGGTTTAAAGCCTGCACCAGGAACGGTAGATCAACAGTTGTTGCGATACCGTGTGGTTGCCATggtaagaaattttgatgttaacAAGGATACTAACATATTCAATTACATCACCTCATTTGGCTTGACATGTTGTATGCAGGTGTTAGAACTGGGGATTGTAGTTCATTCAGTAGTGATAGGGCTTTCACTAGGAGCCTCAAATAATACTTGCTCCATTAAAGGTCTAGTGGCAGCCCTTTGCTTCCATCAAATGTTTGAAGGGATGGGTCTTGGCGGTTGCATTCTTCAGGTACATCATCCAGTTGTATTTTTATTCTTCATGTTTAAGCACTCATCCAAAGGCATCTAACTCAAATGAAAATTATAGGCCGAGTACAAAACAATGAAGAAGTTTATCCTGGTGTTCTTCTTCTCCGTAACGACCCCATTTGGGATAGCACTGGGAATTGCTTTAGCCAACACATACAAAGAGAACAGCCCAACAGCCTTGATCACTGTCGGACTGCTAAATGCATCTTCGGCTGGGCTTTTGATTTATATGGCTTTGGTTGATCTTCTTGCAGCAGATTTCATGGGATCAAAGTTGCAGGCTAGCGTTAAGCTCCAAATTAAGTCTTATGTTGCAGTTCTTCTCGGTGCTGGTGGCATGTCCGTCATGGCCAAATGGGCTTGATCATCTTCAAAACTAAAATCTAGTTGGGGAGTACTTTGATATGTAATAATATTGGGAGGAAAAGAAacgtaaaataattatatatctaTGTTTACCATGTGTTGTTAAAAACATGTTTTTTGTAAGTTGACCTATTCACTGTAACAATCACCAATCCAAGGAAACCATTCTGATTTCAGTATGCCTTTACATATACAGATATCCTTTAGGCCATTCGACCAGGAGGATGAATTGGGTTCAAACTTAATCAAGAAATGGAAATAAGAGCCATAACTAATTACTTTGAGACTTGAATCAGACATATTAGTCATCCATTTCTGAGGACCATTTGATTCCCCTGCTGCTATATTGTATGCATAAGACGGCCACTGAACATCGACCTCGTTCTCGTTCTTGCATGAGCTTGTAATCCCCATTCTCATCATCTTTTGTGTTCTCTCAAAAACTATGAGGCTTGAAAAAGTCGAAAAACTGTTGCCTACTAATATATCAGCCTTCGAGCATACCTCATAATCAATTGCAGACTGAATCATATATGGATGTTTCTTGTAAATTCCATCAACCCCTAAGTTCTTCTTTTCATAAGGAACCAACCCTTTGTTCCAACCACTCAATAATGAAGAATCATTGAGGAGGTTATATCATTGAGGAGGTTATCAGCAACAGCAAGATAAACAACAATGGGAGCTTCAAGGTTGATGATTTTCCCCACTCTTTCTATAATTTCTTGCTTGCTGCTACATATTTGGCTAACACCTGATCTTTGTTCTAACTTCTTACAATGAATCATCCAATCGATTTCGACCCTCATATGGACGGCTACATAAGGAGCCGGTCGCAACGAAGAACCCATGTCGGGTTTGCTTCTAAGCTTCCTTCCTATCTGCCTAATCTTGGAAACAACTTTATCTGCTTCTTTTGATATGTCATCAACCAACACTAAGCACTCAAAGACCCTTGCATAGTCCTTGACAGGCCAATGATCATGCCAAAGAAATGGATTCTTTCCAACCATTCTAATCACTTCATGCATATCAATAGGATCATTGATGATGCTTTGCTTCAACTGCACAAGGGCTCTCTCAACAGTCCATTTTCTTCCACTTCCCTTTCGGAGATCGTATACTCCGGTTCGATTCTTAAGATCCGAGTAACGAGCTAACTGGACAAACCCTTCACAAAGGGTATTAAACCTTTCGAATTTGAATACTTTATCAAACGAAATCGGCTGCAAGAGGTTGATTTCCTTATAGAAAAGTGAAGCACTTAAAGCTTGGCATCAAAAGAGTTCGGTTCAGCATTCTAGCAGTTAAACAAGCTCTTACAAATGCTATCTTTTGATTTAGTCCCCAAACTAGTTGAGGGACTTCCAAAAACTTATGTCTACGAATCCCTTCATCGGATTGCGACAACATAGAGCGGCCTAGAATCAAGTCGAGGTCGTCCCGTTCAAGCACAACATCTCCAGATGATAAATGGTACAAAATAGCTCTGAAGAACAGAGCAATGGTGACCAAAGCTAGACATTTGCATATTATGGAAGTCAAATTGCAGGCGAATAACCTCGAAAGCTTACAGTTAGACGACAAATCCATTTGAAGTTCACACTTAATCAACCTCGTTGAAGAAAGAACATAGGAGACTGTGAGAAAACTTGctgtaaaaaaaaacaaaaacaagaataaattagaaatattttttttatggaaagtGTATGCTTATTGAATCGAAAAAATAATGCTTATATAaggaaaaaaattcaacaatcaatcactaaaaataaacaattaaaaatttttttataatcaatATATCtctaaaaattaacaataaattgaaaatagctaAATTATTTATCATGAGAAATCATTTTAAGCATAGGAAAGTAACATAGGTATAAACCAGGCTGAATTCAAGTGTAATACAAGATAAAAGAACAAACCAGTAAAGGTTATCTGTTGATGGGGCTAGCAAATTGAACGAAGGAAACCAAGAGATAATCCAAAGGAAAGTAAACGTAAATGCAAAAGCTAATGTAATGTTGAGAGAGACATTCGCATTTCACATACAATCTATAGTGTCATGGGTCGACAGTTGAAGGCAGGGCAGGGTAGGTGCTTCTGTTTAAATTCCTCTTTGAGTTTTTGAGTTGGAAATTGGAATGGTGAACCTTAAAAGAGTTAAAAAACTTTGTTAGATAATCATGAAATTTGGTGGGGCattatcttttaattattaattattaggtCGAAAGTTAAATCTTAATTTATTAACTGTTTACTTTTTCTAAAAcatccataaaaaaaattagtattgcTATCAGAACGTGGGtagtttaagaaattttgaaggcTCCTTTAGATTAG includes these proteins:
- the LOC107897476 gene encoding fe(2+) transport protein 1 produces the protein MSMASLYVRLFSIFLLIICIFPPQALSVVPEECQTKTDGCTNKEKALPLKVIAIFSILIASVIGVCSPLFTRSIPALNPDRNLFVIVKCFAAGIILATGFMHVLPDSFNMLSSRCLKENPWHKFPFTGFVAMLSAIVTLMVDSMATSIYTKKCNNGVIPEVASPVGGVQQEMVVVNVGQFHGHHHGLKPAPGTVDQQLLRYRVVAMVLELGIVVHSVVIGLSLGASNNTCSIKGLVAALCFHQMFEGMGLGGCILQAEYKTMKKFILVFFFSVTTPFGIALGIALANTYKENSPTALITVGLLNASSAGLLIYMALVDLLAADFMGSKLQASVKLQIKSYVAVLLGAGGMSVMAKWA